A single region of the Mycobacterium avium subsp. avium genome encodes:
- the fadD17 gene encoding long-chain-fatty-acid--CoA ligase FadD17, which yields MELSDDLTVTELLVPLTEIDDRGVYFEDSFTSWRDHLQHGAAIAAALRARLDPARPPHVGVLLENTPLFSAVLVAAGMSGIVPVGLNPVHRGDALRRDIARADCQLVLADANSAGTLGDIEHLNVDSAAWADEVAAHRGAPIVFRSASPADLFMLIFTSGTSGEPKAVKCSHGKVAIAGVTMTQRFGLGRDDVCYVSMPLFHSNAVLVGWAVAAACQGSMALRRKFSASGFLPDVRRYGATYANYVGKPLSYVLATPERPDDAENPLRAVYGNEGVPADIERFARRFGCVVQDGFGSTEGGVAIARTPDTPPGSLGPLPAGIDIVDPDTGASCPPGVVGELVNTAGPGRFEGYYNDEAAEAERMAGGVYHSGDLAYRDEAGYAYFAGRLGDWMRVDGENLGAAPIERVLLRHPDVTEVAVYPVPDPTVGDQVMAALVLAPGAEFDDEKFRAFLAEQPDLGPKQWPSYVRISTELPRTVTFKVLKRQLAAQGVDCGDPVWKIGR from the coding sequence ATGGAACTCAGCGACGATCTGACGGTCACCGAACTGCTGGTGCCGCTGACCGAGATCGACGATCGGGGTGTCTACTTCGAGGACTCGTTCACCAGCTGGCGCGATCACCTGCAGCACGGTGCCGCGATCGCCGCGGCGTTGCGGGCGCGGCTCGACCCGGCCCGCCCGCCGCACGTCGGCGTGCTCCTGGAGAACACCCCGCTCTTCTCGGCGGTGCTGGTGGCGGCGGGAATGTCGGGGATCGTGCCGGTGGGGCTCAACCCGGTGCACCGCGGCGATGCGCTGCGGCGCGACATCGCCAGGGCCGACTGCCAATTGGTGCTGGCCGACGCGAATTCGGCTGGGACGCTGGGCGATATCGAGCACCTGAACGTCGACTCCGCCGCATGGGCCGACGAGGTGGCCGCACACCGCGGCGCCCCGATCGTTTTTCGATCCGCCTCGCCGGCCGACCTGTTCATGCTGATCTTCACCTCGGGCACCAGCGGCGAGCCGAAGGCGGTCAAGTGCAGCCACGGCAAGGTCGCCATCGCCGGCGTGACCATGACGCAGCGCTTTGGCCTGGGCCGCGACGACGTCTGCTACGTGTCGATGCCGCTGTTCCATTCCAACGCGGTGCTGGTCGGCTGGGCGGTGGCCGCGGCCTGCCAGGGCTCAATGGCGTTGCGGCGCAAGTTCAGTGCCTCGGGATTTTTGCCGGACGTGCGCCGCTACGGGGCCACCTACGCGAACTACGTGGGCAAGCCGCTGTCCTACGTGCTGGCCACGCCGGAGCGGCCCGACGACGCCGAGAACCCGCTGCGCGCGGTGTACGGCAACGAGGGCGTGCCCGCCGACATCGAGCGCTTCGCCCGCCGGTTCGGGTGCGTCGTGCAGGACGGGTTCGGCTCCACCGAGGGCGGTGTGGCCATCGCCCGCACCCCCGACACCCCGCCCGGCTCGCTGGGCCCGTTGCCGGCGGGTATCGACATCGTCGATCCCGATACCGGCGCGTCCTGCCCCCCGGGGGTGGTCGGCGAGCTGGTGAACACCGCCGGGCCGGGGCGTTTCGAGGGCTACTACAACGACGAGGCCGCCGAGGCCGAGCGGATGGCCGGCGGGGTGTACCACAGCGGCGATCTCGCCTACCGCGACGAGGCCGGCTACGCGTATTTCGCCGGGCGCCTTGGTGATTGGATGCGGGTCGACGGCGAAAACCTGGGGGCCGCACCGATCGAGCGGGTGCTGCTGCGCCATCCCGACGTCACCGAGGTGGCGGTGTACCCGGTGCCGGACCCGACGGTCGGCGACCAGGTGATGGCCGCGCTGGTGCTCGCACCGGGCGCCGAGTTCGACGACGAGAAGTTCCGCGCCTTCCTGGCCGAACAACCCGACCTGGGGCCCAAGCAGTGGCCGTCGTACGTGCGGATCAGCACCGAACTCCCGCGGACGGTCACCTTCAAGGTGCTCAAGCGGCAGTTGGCCGCCCAGGGCGTCGACTGCGGTGACCCGGTGTGGAAGATCGGCCGCTGA
- a CDS encoding acyl-CoA dehydrogenase family protein: MDFTTTEAAHDLGNLVDTIVDSVCTPEHQRELDGLDQRFDRDLWTKLIDAGILSSASATSLGGDGFGALEQIAILVALGHQLAAVPYLESVVLGAGALARFGTEELQQGWGVPAVSGEKTLTVALDPEMGEGPVQAVSAGAGYRLTGTRTQVGFGPVADAFLVPAETDSGTAVFLVAADDPGVTVTALETTGLGSVGHLALDGTQVDGTRQVGGAEVAAWLGTLGTLGRAAFQLGVLERGLQMTAEYARTREQFDRPIGSFQAVSQRLADGYIDVKGLRLTLTQAAWRVSEDLPAEVDVATAAFWAADAGHRVAHTIVHVHGGVGVDTDHPVHRYFLAAKQAEFALGGATGQLRRIGRELAETPA; this comes from the coding sequence ATGGACTTCACCACCACCGAAGCGGCGCACGATCTCGGCAACCTGGTCGACACCATCGTGGACTCGGTCTGCACACCCGAACACCAGCGCGAGCTCGACGGCCTCGATCAGCGCTTCGACCGCGACCTGTGGACCAAGCTGATCGACGCCGGCATCCTGTCCAGCGCGTCGGCGACGTCGCTGGGCGGCGACGGCTTCGGCGCGCTCGAGCAGATCGCGATCCTGGTGGCACTGGGTCACCAGCTGGCCGCGGTGCCCTACCTGGAGTCGGTGGTGCTGGGCGCCGGGGCGCTGGCCCGGTTCGGCACCGAGGAGCTGCAGCAGGGCTGGGGCGTGCCGGCGGTCAGCGGCGAAAAGACGCTGACCGTCGCCCTCGACCCGGAGATGGGCGAGGGACCGGTGCAGGCGGTCAGCGCCGGCGCCGGTTACCGGCTGACCGGCACCCGCACCCAGGTCGGCTTCGGCCCGGTCGCGGACGCCTTCCTGGTTCCGGCCGAAACCGATTCCGGGACAGCGGTTTTCCTGGTTGCCGCCGACGATCCGGGCGTCACGGTGACCGCGCTGGAGACCACCGGCCTGGGCAGCGTCGGGCATCTGGCGCTGGACGGGACCCAGGTGGACGGCACCCGCCAGGTCGGAGGCGCCGAGGTCGCGGCCTGGCTGGGCACGCTGGGCACCTTGGGGCGGGCCGCTTTCCAGCTCGGGGTGCTCGAGCGCGGCCTGCAGATGACGGCCGAATACGCCCGCACCCGTGAGCAATTCGACCGCCCGATCGGCAGCTTCCAGGCGGTGTCGCAGCGGCTGGCCGACGGCTACATCGACGTCAAGGGCTTGCGCCTGACGCTCACCCAGGCCGCCTGGCGGGTCTCGGAGGACCTGCCGGCCGAGGTCGACGTCGCCACCGCGGCGTTCTGGGCCGCCGACGCCGGGCATCGGGTGGCGCACACCATCGTGCACGTGCACGGCGGCGTCGGCGTCGACACCGATCACCCGGTGCACCGCTACTTCCTGGCCGCCAAACAGGCCGAGTTCGCGCTGGGCGGCGCCACCGGGCAGCTGCGCCGGATCGGCCGCGAGCTGGCGGAGACGCCCGCCTAG
- a CDS encoding acyl-CoA dehydrogenase, with protein sequence MRISYTPEQEDLRRELRSYFTKLMTPERREALSSTQGEYGVGNVYRETVAQMGKDGWLTLNWPKEYGGQDRSPMDSLIFTDEAAIAGAPVPFLTINSVAPTIMAFGTDEQKKYFLPKIAAGELHFSIGYSEPGAGTDLANLRTTAVRDGDDYVINGQKMWTSLIAYADWVWLAVRTNPEAKKHRGISMLVVPTTAEGFSWTPVHTMAGPDTSATYYSDVRVPVTNLVGEENGGWKLVTNQLNHERVALVSPAPIYLALREVREWAQNTKDASGARLIDSEWVQINLARVHAKAEVLKLINWELASSDGHALGPADASAAKVYGTELATEAYRLLMEVLGTGATVRQDSPGALLRGRVERMHRACLILTFGGGTNEVQRDIIGMVALGLPRNR encoded by the coding sequence ATGCGCATCAGTTATACCCCGGAGCAGGAGGACCTGCGTCGCGAGCTGAGGTCGTACTTCACCAAGCTGATGACGCCCGAGCGCCGCGAGGCGCTGAGCTCGACGCAGGGCGAATACGGGGTCGGCAACGTCTATCGCGAAACCGTCGCCCAGATGGGCAAGGACGGCTGGCTGACCCTGAACTGGCCCAAGGAGTACGGCGGCCAGGACCGCTCCCCGATGGACTCGCTGATCTTCACCGACGAGGCCGCCATCGCCGGCGCGCCGGTGCCGTTCCTGACGATCAACAGCGTGGCGCCGACGATCATGGCGTTCGGCACCGACGAGCAGAAGAAGTACTTCCTGCCCAAGATCGCCGCGGGCGAGCTGCACTTCTCCATCGGCTACTCCGAACCGGGCGCCGGCACCGACCTGGCCAACCTGCGCACCACCGCGGTGCGCGACGGCGACGACTATGTGATCAACGGCCAGAAGATGTGGACCAGCCTGATCGCCTACGCCGACTGGGTGTGGCTGGCGGTGCGCACCAACCCCGAGGCCAAGAAGCACCGCGGCATCTCGATGCTGGTGGTGCCCACCACCGCGGAGGGTTTCTCCTGGACGCCGGTACACACCATGGCCGGCCCGGACACCAGCGCCACCTATTACTCCGACGTGCGGGTGCCGGTGACCAACCTGGTCGGCGAGGAGAACGGCGGCTGGAAGCTGGTGACCAACCAGCTCAACCACGAGCGCGTCGCGCTGGTCTCGCCGGCGCCGATCTATTTGGCGCTGCGCGAGGTGCGGGAATGGGCGCAGAACACCAAGGACGCCAGCGGCGCCCGGCTCATCGACTCCGAGTGGGTGCAGATCAACCTGGCCCGGGTGCATGCCAAGGCCGAGGTGCTCAAGCTGATCAACTGGGAGCTGGCCTCCTCCGACGGCCACGCCCTGGGGCCGGCCGACGCCTCGGCGGCCAAGGTGTACGGCACCGAGCTGGCCACCGAGGCCTACCGGCTGCTGATGGAGGTGCTGGGTACCGGGGCCACCGTCCGTCAGGACTCGCCCGGCGCCCTGCTGCGCGGCCGGGTGGAGCGGATGCACCGGGCGTGTTTGATCCTGACCTTCGGCGGCGGCACCAACGAGGTGCAGCGCGACATCATCGGCATGGTCGCGCTGGGACTGCCCCGCAACCGCTGA
- a CDS encoding ferredoxin, which produces MRVIVDRDRCEGNAVCLGIAPDIFDLDDEDYAVVKLDPIPADQEQLAEQAIAECPRAALSRGD; this is translated from the coding sequence GTGCGGGTGATCGTGGACCGTGACCGGTGCGAAGGTAATGCAGTGTGCTTGGGAATTGCCCCAGATATCTTCGACCTCGACGACGAGGACTACGCCGTGGTGAAGCTGGACCCGATTCCCGCCGATCAGGAGCAGTTGGCCGAGCAGGCGATCGCCGAATGCCCGCGCGCGGCGCTGTCGCGCGGCGACTGA
- a CDS encoding 3-oxoacyl-ACP reductase has product MTSSTNATDLSGKVAVVTGAAAGLGRTEALGLARLGATVVVNDIATALDASDVIDEINAAGSKAVAVAGDISERATADELVAQADGLGGLDIVVNNAGITRDRMLFNMSDEEWDLVIAVHLRGHFLLTRNAAAYWRSRAKEAGGRIFGRIVNTASEAGLVGPVGQANYGAAKAGIISLTLTAARALGRYGVCANAICPRARTAMTADVFGDAPEVPAGGVDPLSPEHVVNLVTFLSSPAAAEVNGQVFIVYGPQVTLVAAPTAEHKFSAQGPAWDPAELSATLQDYFAGRDPEHNFSASALMEQ; this is encoded by the coding sequence TTGACTAGCAGCACGAACGCGACCGATCTGTCCGGAAAGGTCGCGGTGGTCACCGGTGCGGCCGCGGGCCTGGGACGCACCGAGGCGCTCGGGCTGGCACGCCTGGGCGCGACCGTCGTCGTCAACGACATCGCCACCGCGCTGGACGCCTCCGACGTCATCGACGAGATCAACGCCGCCGGCTCCAAGGCCGTCGCGGTGGCCGGCGACATCAGCGAACGCGCCACCGCCGACGAATTGGTTGCTCAGGCCGACGGGCTGGGCGGGCTGGACATCGTGGTGAACAACGCCGGCATCACCCGCGACCGGATGCTGTTCAACATGTCCGACGAGGAGTGGGACCTGGTCATCGCCGTGCACCTGCGCGGCCACTTCCTGCTGACCCGCAACGCCGCCGCCTACTGGCGCTCGAGGGCCAAGGAGGCCGGCGGCCGGATCTTCGGCCGCATCGTCAACACCGCGTCGGAGGCCGGCCTGGTCGGCCCGGTCGGGCAGGCGAACTACGGCGCCGCCAAGGCCGGCATCATCTCGCTGACCCTGACGGCCGCCCGCGCGCTGGGCCGCTACGGCGTGTGCGCCAACGCGATCTGCCCCCGGGCGCGCACCGCGATGACGGCCGACGTGTTCGGCGATGCGCCCGAGGTCCCGGCCGGCGGGGTCGACCCGCTGTCGCCCGAGCATGTGGTCAACCTGGTCACCTTCCTGTCGTCGCCGGCCGCCGCCGAAGTGAACGGGCAGGTGTTCATCGTCTACGGTCCACAGGTGACACTTGTCGCTGCGCCGACCGCCGAGCACAAATTCAGCGCGCAAGGCCCCGCGTGGGACCCCGCCGAACTCAGCGCGACGTTGCAGGATTACTTTGCTGGACGTGATCCCGAGCACAATTTTTCGGCGAGCGCACTGATGGAGCAATAG
- a CDS encoding MlaE family ABC transporter permease produces MIEQLAVPARAVGGFFEMMIDTGRAAFRRPFQFGEFLDQTWMIARVSLVPTLLVSIPFTVLVAFTLNILLREIGAADLSGAGTAFGTITQLGPVVTVLVVAGAGATAICADLGARTIREEIDAMRVLGIDPIHRLVVPRVLASTVVALLLNGLVCAIGLSGGYVFSVFLQGVNPGAFINGLTVLTGLRELVLAEVKALLFGVMAGMVGCYRGLTVKGGPKGVGNAVNETVVYAFICLFVINVVMTAIGVRISAK; encoded by the coding sequence TTGATCGAACAACTTGCGGTCCCCGCCCGCGCCGTCGGCGGTTTCTTCGAAATGATGATCGATACCGGCCGGGCGGCGTTTCGCCGGCCGTTCCAGTTCGGCGAGTTCTTGGATCAGACGTGGATGATCGCCCGGGTGTCGCTGGTGCCCACGCTGTTGGTGTCGATCCCGTTCACGGTGTTGGTGGCGTTCACCTTGAACATCCTGCTGCGCGAGATCGGCGCGGCGGACCTCTCGGGGGCCGGCACGGCGTTCGGCACCATCACGCAGCTGGGTCCGGTGGTGACGGTGCTGGTGGTGGCCGGCGCGGGTGCGACGGCGATCTGCGCGGATCTGGGTGCGCGCACCATCCGCGAGGAGATCGACGCGATGCGGGTGCTGGGCATCGACCCGATCCACCGGCTGGTGGTGCCCCGGGTGCTGGCGTCGACGGTGGTGGCGTTGCTGCTCAACGGATTGGTCTGTGCCATCGGGCTTTCCGGTGGGTATGTGTTCTCGGTCTTTCTGCAGGGCGTCAACCCGGGTGCGTTCATCAACGGGCTGACGGTGCTGACCGGTCTGCGTGAATTGGTGCTGGCCGAGGTCAAGGCACTGCTGTTCGGGGTGATGGCCGGGATGGTGGGCTGTTATCGCGGGCTGACCGTCAAGGGCGGGCCCAAGGGGGTGGGCAACGCGGTCAACGAGACCGTTGTCTATGCGTTCATTTGTCTGTTCGTGATCAATGTGGTGATGACCGCCATCGGCGTGCGAATCTCGGCGAAGTGA
- a CDS encoding MlaE family ABC transporter permease → MSYDATLRFRRWFSRLQEPVDDFGEQALFYGQTMRYVPNALTRYRKETIRLIAEMTMGAGALVMIGGTVGVAAFLTLASGGVIAVQGYSSLGNIGIEALTGFLSAFLNVRVVAPVIAGIALAATIGAGATAQLGAMRVSEEIDAVECMAVHSVSYLVSTRLIAGLIAIVPLYSLSVLAAFFAARFTTVYINGQSKGLYDHYFNTFLIPSDLLWSFLQAIVMSIAVMLVHTYYGYNAHGGPVGVGIAVGQAVRTSLIVVVVITLFISLAVYGASGNFNLSG, encoded by the coding sequence ATGAGTTATGACGCCACGCTGCGATTTCGGCGGTGGTTCTCGCGGCTGCAGGAACCGGTCGACGACTTCGGCGAGCAGGCGCTGTTCTACGGGCAGACCATGCGCTACGTGCCCAACGCGCTCACCCGGTACCGCAAGGAGACGATCCGGCTGATCGCCGAGATGACCATGGGCGCAGGCGCTTTGGTGATGATCGGCGGCACGGTGGGGGTGGCGGCCTTTTTGACCCTGGCCTCGGGCGGGGTGATCGCCGTGCAGGGGTATTCGTCGCTGGGCAACATCGGCATCGAGGCGCTGACCGGGTTCTTGTCGGCCTTCCTCAACGTGCGGGTGGTCGCGCCGGTGATCGCCGGCATCGCGCTGGCGGCCACCATCGGCGCCGGCGCCACCGCGCAGTTGGGGGCGATGCGGGTCTCCGAGGAGATCGACGCCGTCGAGTGCATGGCGGTGCACTCGGTGTCCTACCTGGTCTCCACCCGGCTGATCGCCGGCTTGATCGCGATCGTTCCGCTGTACTCGCTGTCGGTGCTGGCCGCGTTCTTCGCCGCCCGCTTCACCACCGTCTACATCAACGGGCAGTCAAAGGGCCTCTATGACCACTACTTCAACACCTTCCTGATCCCCTCGGACCTGCTGTGGTCGTTCCTGCAGGCCATCGTGATGTCCATCGCGGTCATGCTGGTGCACACCTATTACGGCTACAACGCGCACGGCGGCCCGGTCGGCGTGGGCATCGCCGTCGGCCAGGCCGTGCGCACCTCGCTGATTGTCGTGGTCGTCATCACTTTGTTCATCTCGCTCGCCGTCTACGGGGCATCGGGTAACTTCAACCTCTCCGGATAA
- a CDS encoding virulence factor Mce family protein encodes MADTGARRTTVRLAAAVLAGLMVAFAVLTYLSYTVAFAPIDTVTVSAPRAGLVMEQGAKVKYRGIQIGKVEAIEYSGDQARLTLGINSKDMHFIPSNATVHIAGNTIFGAKAVEFIPPQTPSPTSLRPDAHVAATSVQLEVNTLFQSLIDLLHKIDPVELNGTLSAFSEGLRGHGDDLGGILSGLNTLTRQANPKLPALQEDFRRTAVVSNVYADAAPDLNTVFDNLPTINKTVVDQQKNLDTTLLATIGLANNAYDTLAPAEQDFIDTINRVRAPLKVAADYSPEFGCLFAGIERGIKEFAPLLGVRKAGLFTSSSFVLGAPSYTYPESLPIVNASGGPNCRGLPDIPTKQTGGSFYRAPFLVTDNANIPYEPFTELQVDAPSTLQFLFHGAFAERDDF; translated from the coding sequence ATGGCAGACACAGGAGCGCGACGCACCACCGTCCGGCTGGCCGCAGCAGTGCTGGCCGGCCTGATGGTGGCTTTCGCTGTGCTGACCTATCTTTCGTACACGGTGGCCTTCGCGCCGATCGACACCGTCACCGTGTCCGCGCCCCGCGCCGGGCTGGTGATGGAGCAGGGCGCCAAGGTCAAATACCGCGGCATCCAGATCGGCAAAGTCGAGGCCATCGAGTACTCCGGCGACCAGGCGCGGCTGACGCTGGGCATCAACAGCAAGGACATGCATTTCATCCCGTCCAACGCCACCGTGCACATCGCCGGCAACACCATCTTCGGCGCCAAGGCGGTGGAATTCATTCCGCCGCAAACACCTTCGCCGACCTCCCTGCGCCCGGACGCCCACGTCGCGGCCACCTCGGTGCAGCTGGAGGTCAACACCTTGTTCCAGTCGCTGATCGACCTGCTGCACAAGATCGACCCCGTCGAACTCAACGGAACGCTGAGCGCCTTCTCCGAAGGCCTGCGCGGCCACGGTGATGACCTGGGCGGCATCCTGTCGGGGCTGAATACGCTGACCCGCCAAGCGAATCCGAAGCTGCCGGCGTTGCAGGAGGACTTCCGCAGGACCGCGGTCGTCAGCAACGTCTACGCCGACGCCGCGCCGGACCTGAACACCGTCTTCGACAACCTGCCCACGATCAACAAGACCGTGGTGGACCAGCAGAAGAACCTCGACACCACGCTGCTGGCCACCATCGGCCTGGCGAACAACGCCTATGACACGTTGGCCCCGGCCGAGCAGGACTTCATCGACACCATCAACCGGGTGCGCGCCCCGCTGAAGGTGGCCGCCGACTATTCACCGGAATTCGGCTGCCTGTTCGCCGGCATCGAGCGCGGCATCAAGGAATTCGCCCCGCTGCTCGGCGTCCGCAAGGCGGGCCTGTTCACCTCGTCCAGCTTCGTGCTGGGCGCGCCGTCGTACACCTATCCCGAATCGCTGCCGATCGTCAACGCCTCCGGCGGGCCGAACTGCCGTGGGCTGCCGGACATCCCGACCAAGCAGACCGGCGGCTCGTTCTACCGGGCGCCGTTCCTGGTCACCGACAACGCCAACATCCCGTACGAGCCGTTCACCGAACTGCAGGTCGACGCGCCCTCCACGCTGCAGTTCTTGTTCCACGGCGCCTTCGCGGAACGGGACGACTTCTGA
- a CDS encoding virulence factor Mce family protein, with protein MAGSGMPSHRSMVIKVSIFAAAMLLVSAGLVVVFGDFRFGPESTYHATFVDVSRLKAGQKVRIAGVPVGAVEAVKLNRDNTIDVTFGVDKRYTLYSSTRAVIRYENLVGDRHLEITSGPGELRKLPAGGTINSQHTQPALDLDALLGGLRPVLKGLDADKVNTISSAVIQLLQGQGGALSNVLADTSAFTSALGQRDQLIGDVINNLNTVLTTVDQRSAQFSASVDQLQQLITGLAKHKDDIAGAIPPLASTTTDLTELLQNSRRPLQGVLENTRPLATELDNRKAEVNNDVEQLGEDYLRLAALGAYGSFFNIYFCSVTIKINGPAGSDILLPLGGQVDPSKGRCAFVK; from the coding sequence ATGGCCGGCTCGGGAATGCCCTCGCACCGCTCGATGGTGATCAAGGTCAGCATCTTCGCGGCGGCCATGCTGTTGGTGTCGGCCGGACTGGTGGTGGTCTTCGGCGACTTCCGGTTCGGCCCCGAAAGCACTTACCACGCAACGTTTGTCGACGTGTCCCGGTTGAAGGCCGGCCAGAAGGTGCGCATCGCCGGTGTACCGGTCGGTGCGGTGGAGGCCGTGAAGCTCAACCGGGACAACACCATCGACGTGACCTTCGGCGTGGACAAGCGCTACACCCTGTATTCGTCCACCCGCGCGGTGATCCGCTACGAAAACCTGGTCGGCGACCGGCATCTGGAGATCACGTCGGGCCCCGGCGAGCTGCGCAAGCTGCCGGCGGGCGGGACCATCAACAGCCAGCACACCCAGCCCGCACTGGATCTCGACGCGCTGCTGGGCGGACTGCGGCCGGTGCTCAAGGGCCTGGACGCCGACAAGGTCAACACCATCAGCAGCGCGGTCATCCAGCTGCTGCAGGGCCAGGGCGGCGCGTTGTCCAACGTGCTGGCCGACACCAGCGCGTTCACTTCGGCGCTGGGCCAGCGCGATCAGCTCATCGGTGACGTGATCAACAACCTCAACACGGTGCTGACCACCGTCGACCAGCGCAGCGCACAGTTCTCGGCCAGCGTCGACCAGTTGCAGCAGCTGATCACCGGGCTGGCCAAGCACAAGGACGACATTGCGGGAGCCATCCCGCCGTTGGCCTCGACGACGACGGATCTGACTGAGCTGCTGCAGAATTCGCGCCGGCCGCTGCAAGGCGTGCTGGAGAACACCCGCCCGTTGGCCACCGAGCTGGACAACCGCAAGGCCGAGGTGAACAACGACGTCGAGCAGCTGGGCGAGGACTATCTGCGGCTGGCCGCACTCGGCGCCTATGGTTCGTTCTTCAACATCTACTTCTGTTCCGTGACGATCAAGATCAACGGCCCGGCCGGTAGCGACATCCTGCTGCCGCTCGGCGGCCAGGTGGATCCCAGCAAGGGGAGGTGCGCTTTTGTCAAGTAA
- a CDS encoding virulence factor Mce family protein has protein sequence MSSNAPRERDPLRTGIFGVVLVVCVVLIAFGYAGLPFWPQGKIYDAYFTDAGGINPGNAVYVSGLKVGKVTDVGLAGDSAKISFSVDRHVAVGDQSLAAIRTDTILGERSIAVTPAGGGKATTIPLSRTTTPYTLAGALEDLGSNASNLNKPQFEQALHVLTDTLHDATPELRGALDGVTSLSRALDRRDEALQSLLAHAKSVTGVLSQRAEQVNKLVDDGNELFAALDERRAALGRLISGIQGLSAQISGFVADNRKEFGPALNKLNDVLANLNERRDYITEALKRLPTYATELGEVVGSGPGFNVNVYGVIPAPLLATMFDFFYQPGKMPASLADYLRGLIQERWIIRPKSP, from the coding sequence TTGTCAAGTAACGCACCGCGTGAGCGCGATCCACTGCGCACCGGCATCTTCGGTGTGGTGCTGGTGGTGTGCGTCGTGCTCATCGCGTTCGGTTACGCCGGATTGCCGTTCTGGCCGCAGGGCAAGATCTACGACGCCTACTTCACCGACGCCGGCGGCATCAATCCCGGTAACGCCGTGTACGTTTCGGGCCTCAAGGTCGGCAAGGTGACCGACGTCGGCCTGGCCGGCGACAGCGCCAAGATCAGCTTCAGCGTCGACCGGCACGTGGCCGTCGGCGACCAGTCGCTGGCCGCCATCCGCACCGACACCATCCTCGGCGAACGCTCCATCGCGGTGACCCCGGCCGGCGGCGGCAAGGCCACCACCATCCCGCTGAGCCGGACCACGACCCCCTACACGCTGGCCGGTGCGCTCGAGGACTTGGGATCCAACGCCAGCAACCTGAACAAGCCCCAGTTCGAGCAGGCGCTGCACGTGCTGACCGACACCCTGCACGACGCCACCCCGGAGCTGCGCGGTGCGCTGGACGGTGTGACCTCGCTGTCGCGCGCCCTGGACCGCCGCGACGAGGCGCTGCAAAGCCTGCTGGCGCACGCGAAGTCGGTCACCGGTGTGCTGTCCCAGCGCGCCGAACAGGTCAACAAGCTGGTCGACGACGGCAACGAGTTGTTCGCCGCGCTCGACGAGCGGCGGGCCGCCCTCGGCCGGCTGATCTCGGGGATTCAAGGCCTGTCGGCGCAGATCTCGGGCTTCGTCGCCGACAACCGCAAGGAATTCGGCCCGGCGCTGAACAAGCTCAACGACGTGCTGGCCAACCTCAACGAGCGACGCGACTACATCACCGAGGCCCTCAAGCGGCTGCCCACCTACGCCACCGAGCTGGGCGAGGTGGTCGGCTCGGGCCCCGGGTTCAACGTGAACGTCTACGGCGTCATCCCGGCGCCGCTGCTGGCGACGATGTTCGACTTCTTCTATCAGCCGGGCAAGATGCCGGCCAGCCTGGCCGACTACCTGCGCGGCCTGATTCAGGAACGCTGGATCATCAGGCCGAAGTCACCATGA